In the Styela clava chromosome 8, kaStyClav1.hap1.2, whole genome shotgun sequence genome, one interval contains:
- the LOC120346244 gene encoding histone H2B 1/2-like: MDKKRGKRAIEFVKSMPPSKRAKMSPSQKCPQKSSGGSAGRAKKAEEECFRNNMYKVLKEIYDDTGITKQAMNIMNSLVNELFIAIATEAKRIMESGNRTTMTARDIQNAVKSILPGELEKHAVSEGTKAVAKFKSYTFS; this comes from the exons ATGGACAAGAAGAGAGGGAAACGAGCAATCGAATTCGTGAAAAG TATGCCACCGTCAAAACGTGCCAAAATGTCACCAAGTCAAAAATGTCCACAAAAGTCAAGTGGTGGTAGCGCAGGGAGAGCGAAAAAGGCCGAAGAAGAATGCTTTAGAAACAACATGTATAAAGTTTTAAAAGAGATTTATGATGACACTGGAATAACGAAACAAGCTATGAATATTATGAACAGTCTGGTAAATGAGTTGTTTATTGCAATCGCCACGGAAGCCAAAAGAATAATGGAGTCTGGAAACCGGACAACAATGACAGCAAGAGATATCCAGAACGCCGTCAAAAGTATTTTACCAGGCGAACTTGAGAAGCATGCCGTGTCAGAAGGAACGAAAGCGGTTGCCAAATTCAAATCGTATACATTCTCTTGA